In a single window of the Terriglobus roseus genome:
- a CDS encoding phosphatidylglycerophosphatase A family protein has product MSAEGNYDGPAAGLAGVKRTRWAWIAGTFFGAGLMKPGPGTYGSVAATLIWFAVARHVPLHWLPLITLGMAGLATLVGIPAATRVAQESGRKDPQIVVIDEVAGQWLTLVFCLPQMPFALLGLVCFRVFDILKPPPIRRLEKLPAGTGIMVDDLGAGVYALILQTVMQQAYIVWQIAANAPKH; this is encoded by the coding sequence GTGAGTGCAGAAGGTAACTATGACGGACCTGCGGCCGGTCTCGCCGGCGTAAAGCGCACACGCTGGGCGTGGATTGCAGGCACCTTCTTCGGTGCGGGTCTCATGAAGCCCGGCCCCGGGACGTATGGGTCCGTTGCCGCCACGCTGATCTGGTTTGCCGTCGCGCGCCACGTGCCGCTGCACTGGCTGCCGCTGATCACGCTGGGTATGGCCGGGCTGGCAACGCTCGTTGGCATCCCGGCAGCAACGCGCGTCGCTCAGGAGAGCGGTCGCAAGGACCCACAGATCGTCGTGATCGACGAGGTGGCGGGACAGTGGCTGACGCTGGTCTTCTGCCTGCCCCAGATGCCCTTCGCCCTCCTGGGCCTGGTCTGCTTCCGCGTCTTCGATATCCTGAAGCCGCCGCCGATCCGCCGGCTGGAGAAACTGCCCGCAGGCACAGGCATCATGGTCGATGACCTTGGCGCAGGCGTCTACGCGCTGATCCTGCAGACCGTGATGCAGCAGGCATACATCGTCTGGCAGATTGCCGCGAACGCGCCGAAGCATTAG